In a genomic window of Anas acuta chromosome 9, bAnaAcu1.1, whole genome shotgun sequence:
- the GPC1 gene encoding glypican-1 isoform X2, translating to MEENFANKSRSEFEAMMKEAGRSVQTILTAQYRSFDSYFQDLLNKSEKALYDAFPSLYGELYTQNMKVFKDLYSELRRYYRGSNINLEEALNEFWTRLLERLFKLMNPQYHITDEYLDCMVKHAEQHKPFGEVPRDLKVKATRAFIAARSYAQGFLVGSDVVKKVSQVSLSHECTRAIMKLMYCPHCRGMSSVKPCNNYCLNVVKGCLANQADLNTEWKYLMDSLVVVADRIDGPYNVDTVIGTIHMRISEAISNLQENKDSITAKVFQGCGNPKISTKGSSSEDKKRRGKVALEAKSSAVALEMLVLDAKGNLTALKSYWVTLPSVLCSKRVMASSVADDKCWNGMTKGSYLPEVMGDGLANQINNPEVEVDITKPDMTIRQQIMQLKIMTNRLGNANIGNDVDFQDASDDMSGSGSGDSCPDDVCGKRLSKSPSTRQPETHAIPKQSGHGISGASSRSLPSAFLLFLSVAFIAVQHLWR from the exons gTTATTTCCAGGATTTGTTGAACAAGTCAGAAAAAGCCCTTTATGATGCTTTCCCAAGCTTGTACGGAGAATTGTACACTCAAAACATGAAGGTCTTCAAGGACTTGTACAGTGAGCTACGCCGCTATTACAGGGGCTCCAACATCAACTTGGAAGAGGCCCTCAATGAGTTCTGGACACGCTTGTTGGAGCGGCTCTTCAAGCTGATGAACCCCCAGTACCATATCACGGATGAGTATCTAGACTGCATGGTGAAACACGCGGAGCAGCACAAACCCTTTGGGGAAGTTCCCAGGGACCTGAAGGTGAAGGCAACCCGAGCCTTCATCGCAGCACGTTCCTACGCGCAGGGCTTTCTTGTGGGCAGCGACGTGGTCAAAAAGGTCTCTCAG GTATCCCTCAGCCACGAGTGCACCCGCGCCATCATGAAGCTGATGTACTGCCCGCACTGCCGGGGCATGTCCAGCGTGAAGCCGTGCAACAACTACTGCCTGAACGTCGTGAAGGGCTGCCTGGCCAACCAGGCGGACCTCAACACCGAGTGGAAGTACCTGATGG ATTCCCTGGTCGTAGTGGCTGATCGGATTGATGGACCATACAACGTAGACACGGTAATAGGGACTATTCACATGAGGATCTCTGAAGCTATTTCTAacttgcaagaaaacaaagattcaATCACAGCCAAG gttttccAAGGCTGTGGAAATCCCAAAATCAGCACAAAAGGCTCCAGCAGTGAGGACAAGAAAAGGCGGGGGAAGGTCGCATTAGAAGCAAAATCCTCTGCAGTAGCACTGGAGATGCTG GTTTTAGATGCCAAAGGGAATCTGACAGCTCTCAAGTCGTACTGGGTCACCCTGCCCAGTGTCCTGTGCAGCAAAAGAGTAATGGCCAGCTCAGTGGCGGATGACAAGTGTTGGAATGGGATGACCAAGGGAAG TTACCTGCCTGAAGTGATGGGGGACGGCTTAGCTAACCAGATTAACAACCCGGAGGTGGAGGTGGACATCACCAAGCCAGACATGACCATTCGCCAGCAAATCATGCAGCTAAAGATCATGACAAACCGTCTGGGCAACGCTAACATCGGGAATGACGTGGATTTCCAAGACGCGA GTGATGACATGAGCGGCTCTGGCAGTGGTGACAGCTGTCCTGACGACGTCTGTGGCAAAAGACTTTCTAAGagccccagcaccaggcagccagAAACGCACGCTATTCCTAAGCAGTCTGGACACGGCATCAGTGGGGCCAGCAGCAGATCTTTGccttctgccttcctcctcttcctttcagtGGCTTTCATCGCTGTGCAGCACTTGTGGCGGTAA